The following are encoded together in the Penicillium digitatum chromosome 3, complete sequence genome:
- a CDS encoding Sucrose/H+ symporter, plant — protein sequence MLKMASTFDNHHMLKYPKSTSQSHAVENAAVSEDGYSDHNRRIADFRVLPLLTLGFASYQLDRTNIASALTGNFASIISVNQNTINLGNQLMFLGVIVLEIPSNIILHKVSSNPSEMMLDH from the exons ATGCTGAAGATGGCAAGTACCTTCGACAATCATCATATGTTAAAATATCCAAAGTCTACGTCTCAAAGCCACGCTGTGGAGAATGCCGCGGTTTCAGAGGACGGGTATTCCGACCACAATCGGAGAAT AGCGGACTTTCGAGTTTTGCCCCTTTTGACCCTTGGGTTCGCTAGCTATCAGCTTGACAGAACCAACATTGCAAGCGCACTCACGGGGAACTTTGCATCCATCATATCGGTTAACCAGAACACTATTAACCTCGGGAATCAACTGATGTTCCTGGGTGTTATTGTACTTGAGATACCATCAAATATCATTCTACACAAGGTATCTAGTAACCCTAGTGAAATGATGCTCGATCACTAA